Proteins co-encoded in one Aspergillus flavus chromosome 2, complete sequence genomic window:
- a CDS encoding putative asparaginase: protein MAEPKPNSQQRKPLFKPTLIIHGGAGALKRSTLPPSLYNQYQTSLLTYLRSTHSLLKSGSTALDAAVHAVILLEDDELFNCGRGSVFTTAGTIEMEASLMVTSLVSDDSSPDYPGSIKRGAGVMGLKNVRHPILAAKESLLRTGNGSQDGGSMHSQLVAPYVEEKAREWGLEFMDDEWFWTQRRWDEHLRGLQGEPEPVSFSQGTVGCVCLDMWGGVAVATSTGGLTNKWPGRIGDTPTLGGGFWAEEWEVQCDTVDDGEGADGGGLLDGMLGDCLSFFNSRGRSGDYVSLPMEVPLERGLKEKMVMCSSPENRVKRRAVAVSGTGNGDSFLRVAAARTACAMVRFSERMPTLADAVTAVAGPGGELQRSAGRRWGLTGEGGGGIIGIEAEVEVDEDTGVPVSGMELGRGKVVFDFNCGGMWRAWVEEDGDGNDMENVMVFREPY from the coding sequence ATGGCCGAGCCCAAACCCAATTCCCAACAAAGGAAACCACTTTTCAAACCAACCCTAATAATCCATGGTGGCGCAGGCGCCCTCAAAAGATCCACCCTCCCCCCATCCCTCTACAATCAATACCAAACCTCCCTGCTCACCTACCTCCGCTCCACGCACTCTCTCCTTAAGTCCGGCTCCACAGCCCTCGATGCCGCAGTCCACGCCGTAATACTCCTCGAAGACGATGAGCTCTTCAATTGCGGTCGCGGAAGCGTCTTCACCACCGCCGGAACCATTGAAATGGAAGCCTCTCTCATGGTGACGTCCCTCGTCTCCGATGATTCTTCCCCCGATTACCCAGGGTCGATCAAGAGGGGCGCAGGCGTCATGGGGTTGAAGAACGTTCGGCACCCGATTCTGGCCGCTAAGGAGTCACTCCTACGGACCGGAAATGGCAGTCAGGACGGGGGCAGCATGCATTCGCAGCTTGTGGCGCCGTatgtggaggagaaggctaGGGAATGGGGACTGGAGTTCATGGATGATGAGTGGTTCTGGACGCAACGACGGTGGGACGAGCATCTACGGGGTTTGCAGGGGGAGCCTGAGCCGGTCAGTTTCAGTCAGGGGACGGTTGGGTGTGTTTGTCTTGATATGTGGGGTGGGGTGGCTGTTGCGACTAGTACTGGGGGGTTGACGAACAAGTGGCCTGGGCGGATTGGGGATACGCCGACTTTGGGGGGTGGGTTTTGGGCGGAGGAGTGGGAGGTTCAGTGTGATACTGTAGATGATGGTGAGGGGGCTGATGGGGGAGGGTTGTTGGATGGGATGTTGGGGGATTGTTTGTCGTTCTTTAATAGCAGGGGAAGAAGTGGGGACTATGTGTCTCTACCTATGGAGGTTCCCCTGGAGAGGGGActaaaggagaagatggtgatgTGTTCTAGTCCGGAGAATAGAGTCAAGAGACGGGCTGTTGCTGTTTCGGGTACCGGGAATGGGGATTCTTTTCTGAGGGTTGCGGCGGCAAGGACGGCTTGTGCTATGGTTCGTTTTTCGGAGCGGATGCCCACGCTGGCTGATGCTGTTACCGCGGTTGCTGGGCCGGGTGGTGAGTTGCAGCGTTCGGCTGGGAGGCGTTGGGGGCTTACCGGGGAGGGTGGAGGGGGTATTATTGGGATTGAGGCGGAGGTGGAAGTGGATGAAGATACGGGAGTGCCTGTATCTGGGATGGAGCTGGGACGGGGTAAGGTGGTCTTTGATTTCAATTGCGGAGGGATGTGGAGGGCgtgggtggaggaagatggcgatgggAACGATATGGAGAATGTGATGGTCTTTAGAGAGCCATACTAA
- a CDS encoding cytochrome protein (cytochrome P450 monooxygenase), whose protein sequence is MMGLPWATVYIVIAGYAIAKSTFGNFILLSILVSLLKVFYNWVLYPDFFTPIKKIPSPPVSLLFRSPILVAGRSWITGNSDTVFLEAPYEHMRKWLENVPNDGLIRYYVSINLERILPVGPRALKEILVTKSYDFPKPEFIRASLKRLAGEHGLLLVEGDDHKKSKKNLLPAFAYRHVKEMYPIFWSKSIEMVRVMDEDLRKKADPTDNVLRMGAYASRAALDIVGVAGMDHDFQSLRDPNNKLVRTYQNLMSEPPLYMKIIFLLTLLLGDPAVVHDLPLERNRSIERSSETIRDVARQMIRQKRAKWESGSSTAEDIDIVSVALRSGNFTEEELVDQMMTFLGAGHETTSTALQWCVYVLCKHPDVQTRLREEIRANLPPISTENPQPPAATDIDNLPYLNAVCNEVLRYHPSVPATIRCASRDTTIIGEPIPKGTLFLIAPEIIGKSKELWGPDADKFNPERWLGPGRANNGGADSNYANLTFLHGPRSCIGQGFAKAELACMVAVVVGKYHMELKNPNAPLEIRQQATVCPKDGVLAKFTNIEGW, encoded by the exons ATGATGGGACTTCCCTGGGCGACGGTCTATATCGTGATCGCTGGGTATGCGATCGCCAAATCAACCTTCGGCAATTTCATCCTTCTATCAATCCTGGTCTCCCTGCTCAAGGTTTTCTATAATTGGGTGCTGTATCCAGACTTTTTCACGCCGATCAAGAAAATTCCATCGCCTCCCGTAAGTCTTCTATTTCGATCACCAATACTGGTGGCT GGACGATCGTGGATCACAGGCAACTCCGACACAGTCTTTCTGGAGGCGCCTTATGAGCATATGCGTAAATGGCTGGAAAATGTGCCAAATGACGGATTGATCCGCTATTATGTCTCTATCAACCTAGAGCGCATCTTACCAGTGGGTCCACGAGCTTTGAAAGAGATTCTGGTCACCAAGTCGTACGACTTCCCGAAACCCGAATTCATTAGAGCAAGCCTCAAGCGTTTAGCCGGGGAACATGGCTTGCTCCTCGTGGAAGGGGACGATCATAAG aaatcaaaaaagaacCTCCTTCCGGCATTCGCTTATCGCCATGTCAAAGAGATGTATCCGATTTTCTGGTCAAAGAGTATCGAGATGGTGAGGGTAATGGACGAGGACCTGCGGAAAAAGGCTGATCCAACGGACAATGTCCTCCGGATGGGAGCATACGCCAGTAGGGCGGCGCTCGATATCGTTGGCGTTGCCGGAATGGACCATGACTTTCAATCTCTTCGTGACCCTAACAACAAACTCGTGAGAACGTATCAGAACCTTATGAGCGAACCCCCATTGTACATGAAGATTATCTTCCTCCTGACGCTGCTCCTGGGCGACCCTGCCGTTGTTCATGACCTGCCACTCGAGAGGAACAGGAGTATTGAGCGAAGTTCTGAAACCATCCGAGATGTGGCACGACAAATGATCCGGCAGAAGAGAGCAAAATGGGAAAGTGGATCTTCCACCgcagaagatattgatattgtcTCGGTTGCCCTGCGGAGCGGGAATTTCACCGAGGAGGAGTTGGTAGACCAAATGATGACCTTCTTGGGGGCCGGACATGAAACCACGTCAACTGCCTTACAGTGGTGTGTGTACGTCTTATGCAAGCACCCCGATGTACAGACCCGACTCCGTGAAGAGATCCGTGCAAACCTCCCTCCTATCTCGACGGAGAACCCCCAGCCGCCTGCTGCTACCGATATCGATAATCTCCCATATCTCAACGCGGTCTGTAATGAAGTCCTTCGCTATCACCCGTCTGTGCCTGCCACTATCCGCTGTGCTAGTCGAGACACAACGATCATTGGCGAGCCCATTCCGAAAGGCACGTTATTTCTGATTGCCCCCGAAATTATCGGTAAGAGCAAAGAACTTTGGGGCCCGGACGCCGACAAGTTCAACCCAGAACGTTGGCTAGGCCCTGGTCGGGCCAATAACGGTGGTGCTGACAGCAATTATGCTAACCTTACGTTCCTACACGGACCACGGAGCTGCATCGGCCAGGGATTCGCTAAAGCAGAGCTCGCTTGCATGGTAGCGGTCGTCGTGGGCAAGTACCATATGGAGCTGAAAAATCCCAATGCTCCACTCGAAATCCGACAACAAGCGACCGTCTGCCCTAAAGATGGGGTGCTTGCTAAGTTTACTAATATAGAAGGGTGGTGA